CAGGCACAGTAGACCCATTGGCACTTGATGGTAGTAATGGCTTTATTCTGGAGAGTAATAGCCTGAGGCTTAGTCCTTCAGAAAATGCTTTCAGTAGTGGAGACCTCAACGGGGATGGGATTGATGACCTGATTATTGGGGCATCTATGGCTGACCCCAACGGCAAGAATGAAGCGGGTGAAACCTATGTCATCTTTGGCTTTGGGACTTCCCCTGTCTCCGCCAATGTCACATTGGAACGCTCTTTTCTCAATGGCAGCAATGGCTTTGTGATTAATGGCATTAATGCAGGAGACCAATCCGGCTTCTCTGTGAGTTATCTAGGGGATATCAATAACGATAACGTTGGTGATTTGCTGATTGGAACTGGCGATGCTGGCGAAAGCTATGTTCTGTTTGGAGGTTCCCAAGTCGGAGCAACGGGTACGCGGGAACTATCTGACCTAAATGGCAGTAATGGTTTTGTGATTAACGGTGTTGATGTCGAGGATCAATCGGGTTTCTCGGTCAGTGGTATCGCAGATATTAATCATGATGGCATTAATGACCTCCTGATAGGAGCGCCCGATGCTGATGCCAACGGTAATATTGATGCCGGAGTTAGTTATGTGGTGTTTGGCAGTTCCCAAATCGGATCAACGGGAACGCTGGAGTTATCTGAACTCAATGGTAGTAATGGTTTTGCCATTAACGGCATTCATACAGATGATGAATTGGGTTTTGCGGTAAGTCATGCTGGGGACATCAACGGTGATGGAGTTGATGATCTAATGATCGCAGATGAGCGGGGTGATTCTCTGGACAAGTTTCGAGATCAGGATGACTACCTGTATCTTGTTTTCGGAAATGCTCCACCTGAACTTGACCTCAATGGTAGCGATTCTGGGATTAATTATACGGCTACGTTTACGGCAACGCCTATCCCGATCGCGGAGAGTGAGTTCACGCTTACTGACCTTAACAGCACCACTGTTGCTAATACGACGGTACAAATTACCAATCTTTTGGATGGTGTCGATGAAGTTCTCACCGCTAATACCAGTGGTACGAATATCACGGCTCACTATAATACCAACACGGGGATGTTGAGTCTGACTGGTGTGGACACAGTTGCCAATTATCAGCAAGTTCTGGGAACGGTTACTTATTCCAATACGGCTACGACACCTGACACCACTAATCGCACGATTGAATTTGTGGTCAATGATGGAGGAACTCACAGCAATCTTAGTTCCCTCGCTACAACTACTGTCTCATTTAACAGTACTCCCAATTTTACCAGTACAGAAATTACTGGAGTTGATGAAGATAATTCCTATGTCTATAACATCATCACCAGTGATGCTGATAGTGGAGATACGTTGACGATTAACGCGACGACGTTACCGGGATGGCTAAGTTTTATAGACAATGGTGATGGTACAGCGACGCTAACTGGAACTCCTACCAATGATCAAGTGGGTGATCATAATGTGGAATTAGTGGTCACCGATAGCGCTGGGGCGACAGATAATCAAATCTTTGATATTACGGTTGCCAATACTAATGATGCACCAACACTCACCACAGCAATTCCTGACCAAAATACGACGACGGGTAGTTCAGTAAATTGGGATATTAGTGGCAATTTCACTGATATTGATGTCGGGGATACTCTGACTTACACGGCGACTAATTTACCTACGGGGTTGAGTCTGGATACGGGTACGGGGATAATTAGCGGTACGGTGGCAGATAGTGCGATCGCAACTCACAGCATTACGGTTACAGCATCCGATGGCAATGGCGGCAGTGTTAGCGACATATTTGATGTCACAGTCGGCAATGGGCTGCACTCTTTCTTTAATCTAGCCAACCTTAATGGCAATAATGGCTTTGTGATCAATGGTATCGGTTTTTATCTCTGGGAAGGCTACTCGGTTAGTCATGCTGGGGACATCAACGATGATGGTATCGATGACTTAATTATCGGATCTTCCTTTGCTAACCCCAATGGTAATAGCGGAGCTGGAGAAAGCTATGTAGTGTTCGGTGGTACAAATGTAGGAACCAGTGGCACATTGGAGCTATCAACTCTAAATGGCTCTAACGGCTTTGTCATCAATGGTATTGATATTGGTGACAATTCAGGTCACTCTGTTAGCCATGCGGGAGATATCAACAATGATGGTATTGATGATCTGATTATTGGAAGTTTAGGAGCCAGCTATGTAATGTTTGGCGGCACAAATGTAGGAGCTACTGGCATACTAGAGCTATCAACTCTAAATGGTACTAATGGCTTTGTCATTAATGGTATCGATTCATCTTTTTCAGTCAGCGATGCGGGAGATATCAACGATGATGGTATCGATGACTTGATTATCGGGGCTCCTGAAGCTGACCCGAATGGCAATAGTGGAGCTGGAAAAAGTTATGTGGTATTTGGTGGCACAAATGTAGGAGCCAGTGGCATTTTCGAGTTATCCTCCCTCAATGGTACTAGCGGGTTTGTTATCAATGGCATTAATACGTATGACGGTTCAGGTTGCTCAGTCAGCGATGCGGGAGATATCAACAATGATGGTATCAATGACTTAATTATCGGGGCTCCTGGCGCTGACCCGAATGGCAATAGTGGAGCTGGAAAAAGTTATGTGGTATTTGGTGGCACAAATGTAGGAGCCAGTGGCATTTTCGAGTTATCCTCCCTCAATGGTACTAGCGGGTTTGTTATCAATGGCATTAATACGTATGACGGTTCAGGTTGCTCAGTCAGCGATGCGGGAGATATCAACAATGATGGTATCAATGACTTAATTATCGGGGCTCCTAACGCTGATCCCAATGGCAATAGTGGAGGAGAAAGCTATGTGGTATTCGGTGGTACAAATGTAGGAGCTACTGACATCCTAGAGCTATCAGCTCTTACTGGGACTAATGGCTTTGTAATTAACGGTGATACTTATGACCATTCAGGCTGGTCAGTCAGCGATGCGGGAGATATTAACTACGATGGTATCGATGATGTGATTATCGGAGTTCCTTTGGCTGACGTTGGAGAAAGCTATGATGCCGGAGCTAGCTATGTGGTATTTGGTGGCACAAATGTAGGAGCTAGTGGCATCCTAGAGTTATCGTCTCTTAACGGCGCTAATGGCTTTGTCATCAACGGTATTGATGCGAGTGACAACTCTGGCATCTCAGTTAGCAATGCAGGGGACATCAACCATGATGGTATTGATGACTTAATTGTTGGAGCTAGGTTTGATGAACTCTACGTTAACGAATTTGCCGCAGAAAGCTATGTCATCTTTGGCAATGCTTTACCTCTACTTGATCTCAATGGTAGCGCTGCTGGAATTAATCATACGGCTACGTTTACAGCAACACCTATCCCCATTGTGGAGAGTGGATTCACACTTACTGACTTTAACAGTACGACTGTTGCTAATACGACGGTACAAATTACCAATCTTTTGGATGGTGCCAATGAAGTTCTTACCGCTAATACTACTGGTACAAATATTACGGCACAATATAATGCCAACACCGGGATGTTGAGTCTGGCTGGTGTGGATACCGTAGCCAATTATCAGCAGGTTCTGGGAACGGTTACTTATACCAATACTGCCACAACGCCTGACATGAGCGATCGCACGATTGAATTTGTGGTTAATGATGGGGCGACTCACAGTAATCTTAGCCCCCTGGCAACCACCACAGTCTCATTTAACAGCGCTCCGATCGCGAATGATGATACAGTGACGACTGATGAGGATACTGCTGTCACTATTGCTGTTCTCGATAATGATAGCGACCCAGACAATAATACCCTGAACCTCAGCAGTATTGATACCACCAACACGCTAGGAATCGTAACCCTCAATCCCGACAATACCCTCACCTACAATCCAGATACAGCATTCCAGTCTCTTGGACAAGGTGAAACCACGACGGATAACTTAACCTATACCCTCAGCGATGGCAACGGTGGTACAGCGACAGCTACGGTTACAGTAACAGTTACAGGGATTAACGACACACCGACTCTCACCCCTATCAACAAAACAGGTGACGAAGATACCATTATCTCATTCAGCGCCAATGACTTTACCACCGCTTTTAATGACCCGGAAGGTACAAGTCTCAGTCAAATTAGCGTAATTTCCCTACCCAATCAAGGCGTCTTAAATCTCAATGGGAATACAGTACAAGCGGGTGATGAAATTACAGTGGCTGACCTAGATAATCTTACCTTTACCCCAGATGCTGATTTCAACGGCAATACCAGTTTTGTTTGGAATGCTTCAGATGGTACAAACTTTGCTGCTGGGACAACTTTAACGATGACTGTTAACGCGGTTAATGACAACCCAGTTGCCACAGACGATAGTGCCACAACGACTCAAGATACAGCGATTACCATTAATGTTTTGGCGAATGATAGTGACCCTGTAGAAGCTGACTCGTTGCACATTGATACGTTTGATTCAACTTCAGCCTCTGGCGGTACAATTATCCTCGATGACAATAGCACTCCCAATGATTTAACTGACGACAAACTACTGTATACCCCTGCTACTGGTTACATTGGTGCTGATAGCTTTAGTTACAGTCTTTCTGATAGCAATGGTGGCACAGCAACAGCAACTGTGAATGTCACCATCAATCCTGCTAATAGTTTGACGTTAATCGGGACTCCCCAAGATGACACCTTAACTGCTGACAGTGGCGATGACTTCTTGTTTGGCTTAAGTGGTAATGATGTTCTGCAAGCCAAAGCAGGTAATGACTTTACAGATGGTGGCGATGGAGATGATGTTCTTTCCGGAGACGCGGGTCAAGATAACCTGTTTGGCAACCTGGGAAATGACCTCATCGATGGGGGTGAAGGTGAAGATGTCCTCGATGGTGGTGATGGGGATGATATGCTATTTGGCGGTCAAGAGAATGATTTGCTATTGGGTCAACTGGGTAACGATTTCCTCGACGGTGGTGATGGCAATGATTACCTCGATAGTGGTAAGGGAAACGACCAAGTTTTTGGCGGCAATGGCAATGATATGCTCTTGGGTA
The nucleotide sequence above comes from Coleofasciculus chthonoplastes PCC 7420. Encoded proteins:
- a CDS encoding DUF4347 domain-containing protein → MLSHNRGILVFIDPAIKNYSTLVKGIIPEAEGIVLDPRVDGVKQITQVLAGCRNIQAIHIVSHGSPGCLYLGNSQLNISTLQDYARDLQHWSEALTADADILIYGCNVAAELPTLLPQGISFIDWLSRLTGAKIAASVNLTGSAALGGDWDLQVTTGEIKASLAFPADVMATYDAVLASSSINLDDDLEQTVNLVTRPEAIIAAQSNSLQSFLNLADLNGSNGFVIEDIPGWDRRFSPAGDINNDGIDDLIISVPENPRGSYVVFGDSQVGATGIVELSDINGSNGFRIYGGNDFVRDAGDVNGDGIDDLMIGDAWAGPSGLGAISVVFGSSQVGATGALNPSDLDGSNGFRIYGVTDLGTGAIFGDVGDINNDGINDLIILEGSDGGANSAVVVFGDSQVGATGTVDPLALDGSNGFILESNSLRLSPSENAFSSGDLNGDGIDDLIIGASMADPNGKNEAGETYVIFGFGTSPVSANVTLERSFLNGSNGFVINGINAGDQSGFSVSYLGDINNDNVGDLLIGTGDAGESYVLFGGSQVGATGTRELSDLNGSNGFVINGVDVEDQSGFSVSGIADINHDGINDLLIGAPDADANGNIDAGVSYVVFGSSQIGSTGTLELSELNGSNGFAINGIHTDDELGFAVSHAGDINGDGVDDLMIADERGDSLDKFRDQDDYLYLVFGNAPPELDLNGSDSGINYTATFTATPIPIAESEFTLTDLNSTTVANTTVQITNLLDGVDEVLTANTSGTNITAHYNTNTGMLSLTGVDTVANYQQVLGTVTYSNTATTPDTTNRTIEFVVNDGGTHSNLSSLATTTVSFNSTPNFTSTEITGVDEDNSYVYNIITSDADSGDTLTINATTLPGWLSFIDNGDGTATLTGTPTNDQVGDHNVELVVTDSAGATDNQIFDITVANTNDAPTLTTAIPDQNTTTGSSVNWDISGNFTDIDVGDTLTYTATNLPTGLSLDTGTGIISGTVADSAIATHSITVTASDGNGGSVSDIFDVTVGNGLHSFFNLANLNGNNGFVINGIGFYLWEGYSVSHAGDINDDGIDDLIIGSSFANPNGNSGAGESYVVFGGTNVGTSGTLELSTLNGSNGFVINGIDIGDNSGHSVSHAGDINNDGIDDLIIGSLGASYVMFGGTNVGATGILELSTLNGTNGFVINGIDSSFSVSDAGDINDDGIDDLIIGAPEADPNGNSGAGKSYVVFGGTNVGASGIFELSSLNGTSGFVINGINTYDGSGCSVSDAGDINNDGINDLIIGAPGADPNGNSGAGKSYVVFGGTNVGASGIFELSSLNGTSGFVINGINTYDGSGCSVSDAGDINNDGINDLIIGAPNADPNGNSGGESYVVFGGTNVGATDILELSALTGTNGFVINGDTYDHSGWSVSDAGDINYDGIDDVIIGVPLADVGESYDAGASYVVFGGTNVGASGILELSSLNGANGFVINGIDASDNSGISVSNAGDINHDGIDDLIVGARFDELYVNEFAAESYVIFGNALPLLDLNGSAAGINHTATFTATPIPIVESGFTLTDFNSTTVANTTVQITNLLDGANEVLTANTTGTNITAQYNANTGMLSLAGVDTVANYQQVLGTVTYTNTATTPDMSDRTIEFVVNDGATHSNLSPLATTTVSFNSAPIANDDTVTTDEDTAVTIAVLDNDSDPDNNTLNLSSIDTTNTLGIVTLNPDNTLTYNPDTAFQSLGQGETTTDNLTYTLSDGNGGTATATVTVTVTGINDTPTLTPINKTGDEDTIISFSANDFTTAFNDPEGTSLSQISVISLPNQGVLNLNGNTVQAGDEITVADLDNLTFTPDADFNGNTSFVWNASDGTNFAAGTTLTMTVNAVNDNPVATDDSATTTQDTAITINVLANDSDPVEADSLHIDTFDSTSASGGTIILDDNSTPNDLTDDKLLYTPATGYIGADSFSYSLSDSNGGTATATVNVTINPANSLTLIGTPQDDTLTADSGDDFLFGLSGNDVLQAKAGNDFTDGGDGDDVLSGDAGQDNLFGNLGNDLIDGGEGEDVLDGGDGDDMLFGGQENDLLLGQLGNDFLDGGDGNDYLDSGKGNDQVFGGNGNDMLLGNLGADFLRGGAGNDLLEAGEGNDILFGDADNDTLTGGAGDDLIRGDTGDDLLDGGVGNDGLFGGSGADQFLLRMGAGMDMVFDFSDGEDSFLLSDGLTFAQLTITASSFSTLIQIQSSGELLATVFGVSANLITAADFTIG